Proteins encoded within one genomic window of Halocatena marina:
- a CDS encoding ATP-dependent DNA helicase, with the protein MDVESLPGVPDWMPGHLHSAGVKELYPPQANAVEAGVTEGENVVASVPTASGKTLIAELAMISSVARGGKALYIVPLRALASEKHREFEQYEEYGVSIGVSTGNYESSGEWLAKCDIIVATSEKVDSLVRNDAPWIDDLSCVVSDEVHLVDDSNRGPTLEVTLAKLRRHNPNVQIVALSATVGNADEVAEWLDAALIDSDWRPIDLRTGVHYGQALHFDDGEQTELSVKRGEKPTAAIVRETLDDDGSTLVFVNSRRNAEGAAKRLASVTNDALTGAEEEGLEAVAEEIRNVSDTETSSDLAHVVERGAAFHHAGLARDNRTLIEDAFRDRLVKVVVATPTLAAGVNTPSRRVVVRDWRRYDGSVGGMAPLSVLEVHQMFGRAGRPGLDPYGEALLLANSHDELDELFEEYVWAEPEAVRSKLAAEPALRTHILATVASGVADSREELLTFLDRTLYATQTNERGRLERVTDDVIAYLVTNEFLEQTGEQLIATSLGHTVSRLYLDPMSAAEIVDGLRGASEPTAFGLYHLVCRTPDMYELYLRSGDREEYTMTAYERETEFLGAMPSEFEEGRFEEWLSALKTARLLEDWASEEDEDRITDRYGVGPGDIRGKVDTAEWLLGATERLAGELDIEVAPAVHEARKRVQHGVSDELIDLADVRGVGRKRARRLYDAGIETRADLREAEKSVVLGALRGRTKTAETILKHVGHTDPSMDGVRADEQARPEPETPRAQEDQSRLGDF; encoded by the coding sequence ATGGATGTCGAATCGCTGCCGGGAGTGCCGGACTGGATGCCGGGGCATCTCCACAGTGCGGGTGTCAAGGAACTCTATCCACCACAGGCGAACGCAGTCGAAGCGGGCGTAACTGAGGGCGAAAACGTCGTTGCGAGTGTGCCGACCGCAAGCGGAAAGACGCTCATCGCTGAGTTGGCGATGATTTCCAGCGTTGCTCGTGGAGGCAAGGCGCTGTATATTGTCCCACTGCGGGCACTCGCAAGCGAGAAGCACCGCGAATTCGAGCAGTACGAGGAGTACGGTGTCTCGATCGGCGTCTCGACTGGGAACTACGAATCGAGCGGCGAGTGGCTTGCAAAGTGTGACATCATCGTGGCCACGAGTGAGAAGGTCGATTCGCTCGTGCGCAACGATGCGCCGTGGATCGACGATCTCTCGTGTGTCGTTTCGGACGAGGTACACCTCGTTGACGATTCGAACCGCGGACCGACGCTCGAAGTGACGCTTGCAAAACTCAGACGGCACAACCCAAACGTCCAAATCGTGGCGCTGTCGGCGACGGTCGGCAATGCGGATGAGGTGGCCGAGTGGCTCGATGCAGCACTCATTGACTCTGACTGGCGACCCATTGATCTCCGGACGGGTGTTCACTACGGACAAGCGCTTCATTTCGATGACGGAGAACAGACGGAACTCTCGGTCAAGCGCGGCGAAAAGCCAACGGCGGCCATCGTCAGAGAGACGCTCGATGACGACGGCTCGACGCTCGTGTTCGTTAACTCCCGACGCAACGCCGAAGGAGCGGCAAAGCGCCTCGCAAGCGTGACGAACGATGCTCTCACCGGAGCGGAAGAAGAAGGGTTGGAAGCTGTCGCTGAGGAGATCAGGAACGTGAGCGACACGGAGACGAGCTCGGATCTTGCGCACGTTGTCGAGCGTGGGGCAGCGTTTCACCACGCAGGCTTGGCGAGAGACAACAGGACGCTCATCGAGGACGCCTTCCGCGATCGACTCGTCAAGGTTGTCGTAGCGACACCGACGCTTGCGGCCGGTGTGAACACACCGTCGCGGCGCGTAGTCGTGCGCGACTGGCGACGCTATGACGGCTCTGTCGGCGGTATGGCCCCGCTATCGGTACTCGAAGTTCACCAGATGTTCGGGCGGGCGGGCAGGCCAGGACTCGATCCATACGGTGAGGCATTACTGCTGGCGAACAGCCACGACGAGTTGGACGAACTTTTCGAGGAGTACGTGTGGGCCGAACCCGAAGCGGTCCGTTCGAAGCTTGCGGCTGAACCAGCACTCCGGACGCACATTCTCGCTACCGTCGCCTCGGGCGTTGCGGATTCGCGTGAGGAGCTGTTGACGTTCCTCGATCGAACGCTGTACGCCACACAGACGAATGAACGAGGGCGTCTCGAACGAGTGACTGATGACGTGATCGCGTATCTCGTCACGAACGAATTTCTCGAACAGACGGGCGAGCAACTCATCGCTACGAGCCTCGGCCACACAGTCTCGCGGCTGTATCTCGATCCGATGAGCGCAGCGGAGATCGTCGATGGGCTCCGTGGGGCAAGCGAGCCGACGGCGTTCGGGCTGTATCATCTTGTCTGTCGAACGCCGGATATGTACGAGCTGTATCTGCGCTCTGGCGACCGTGAGGAGTACACGATGACGGCGTACGAGCGCGAGACGGAGTTTCTCGGAGCGATGCCGAGCGAGTTCGAAGAAGGCCGTTTCGAGGAGTGGCTTTCGGCGCTGAAAACGGCCCGTCTCCTCGAAGATTGGGCGAGCGAGGAGGACGAGGACCGCATTACGGATCGCTACGGCGTTGGGCCGGGCGATATCCGTGGCAAGGTCGACACCGCCGAGTGGCTCCTTGGCGCAACGGAGCGACTCGCTGGCGAGTTGGATATCGAAGTCGCGCCAGCGGTCCACGAGGCGCGAAAGCGCGTTCAACACGGTGTCAGCGATGAACTCATCGATCTTGCTGACGTCCGTGGCGTCGGGAGAAAGCGCGCCCGAAGGCTGTATGATGCGGGCATCGAGACGCGAGCAGACCTCCGCGAGGCCGAAAAGAGCGTTGTGCTCGGTGCGCTCCGTGGTCGGACGAAAACGGCAGAAACTATCCTCAAACACGTCGGTCACACCGACCCTTCGATGGACGGTGTTCGTGCGGACGAACAGGCACGACCCGAACCAGAGACCCCACGAGCACAAGAGGATCAGTCGAGACTCGGTGATTTCTGA
- a CDS encoding alpha/beta fold hydrolase: MSVTADSGRVSLTVEGTGKRPQQTVEIQYYETGTRDTAEPPLVLLHGIGLDAARVSFRHFIPPTAENRRVISFDFPGHGKSENPDVQYTTSFYREVFERFLDTLAGDNVDLVGTSMGGCVALGHALDAPETVRKLVLVNSYGLGGDALWRAPASLALRLPGTGRLLWRTATDTRTAVRRSLQGLVGDTVPDDLVEDIYRIVQLPGAGRAQTSWQRSEFRFDGLKTNHVPRLPNLTVPTLFVHGTADPLLPSNWSVRAARDSPEANLELIDGCGHWTPRERPNTFNSIVTEFIE; this comes from the coding sequence ATGAGTGTGACCGCTGATTCAGGTCGGGTATCGCTCACTGTCGAGGGGACGGGAAAACGACCACAACAAACCGTTGAGATACAGTACTACGAGACAGGAACACGAGACACCGCGGAGCCGCCGCTCGTCCTGTTGCATGGTATCGGTCTCGACGCGGCGCGGGTGTCGTTTCGTCATTTCATCCCACCAACCGCTGAGAATCGGCGGGTCATTTCGTTCGATTTCCCCGGACACGGGAAGAGCGAGAATCCCGATGTTCAGTACACGACGTCGTTCTACCGGGAGGTGTTCGAACGGTTTCTCGATACACTTGCTGGAGACAATGTCGATCTGGTGGGAACGTCGATGGGGGGATGTGTCGCCCTCGGGCACGCGCTCGATGCGCCCGAAACGGTTCGAAAGCTCGTTCTCGTGAACAGCTACGGTCTTGGTGGAGACGCACTGTGGCGGGCCCCTGCGAGTCTTGCACTCCGGTTGCCGGGGACTGGTCGGCTGCTCTGGAGAACAGCGACGGATACGCGCACAGCAGTTCGAAGGAGTCTCCAAGGACTCGTCGGAGACACCGTGCCGGATGATCTTGTCGAAGATATCTATCGAATCGTACAGCTGCCGGGCGCTGGACGAGCGCAGACGAGTTGGCAACGGAGCGAATTCCGCTTTGATGGCTTGAAAACGAATCACGTTCCACGACTCCCAAATCTCACTGTACCGACGCTGTTCGTTCACGGTACAGCCGATCCGCTCTTGCCATCGAACTGGTCAGTCCGGGCAGCACGGGACAGTCCAGAGGCCAATCTCGAACTCATCGACGGCTGTGGTCACTGGACACCACGCGAACGGCCAAACACGTTCAACAGCATTGTGACCGAATTCATTGAGTGA
- the phaC gene encoding class III poly(R)-hydroxyalkanoic acid synthase subunit PhaC produces the protein MAPNSQRKRKDDINYSPSLMNPFTLALNTQREVLNETSESLSKLPVVAERLDQTASVEVGQTPSEVVYTENKLELLHYESQTSEQNDVPILIIYALINKPFILDLQPDRSVVRRLLEEGHDVYLIDWNEPSRLDSVLTLDDYVNRYIQNCVKEICRRSGRDSINILGYCMGGTMSAMYAALHPEKVNALGLMAAGLCFEDTGGILELWGDEEYYDPNDLTETFGNVPAEMLDVGFALMDPISNFISKYVRLYDNLENEDFVKNFARMERWLSDGIDVAGETYVQFLQDIYQENKLYKNEMYIGDKHVDLREIDMPLLQIVGEYDHLIPSESSKPFNDAIGSEDVRTIEYPTGHIGLSVSSSSHEEVWPEVADWFHERSSDTVENDDDDAFESSRTGASGSEATNGEDSGVAVRDSTTGVDTGSGDENSDSEIGDDSHTPNKSELTADVESVDGIGPTYAMRLREAGIETVDDLATTTTDTVAETAQVSTTRAESWLDQI, from the coding sequence ATGGCACCTAATAGTCAACGCAAACGCAAGGATGATATCAACTACTCCCCGTCGCTGATGAATCCGTTTACGCTGGCGCTCAACACCCAGCGCGAGGTCCTCAACGAGACCTCTGAGTCTCTTTCTAAGCTTCCGGTCGTCGCGGAGCGACTCGATCAGACTGCGTCTGTTGAAGTAGGTCAGACTCCAAGCGAAGTCGTTTACACCGAGAATAAACTCGAACTACTCCACTACGAGTCGCAAACGAGTGAACAGAACGATGTCCCTATTCTCATCATCTACGCGCTTATCAATAAGCCGTTCATTCTCGATTTGCAGCCCGACAGAAGCGTCGTCAGACGCCTGTTGGAGGAAGGCCACGATGTGTACCTCATCGACTGGAACGAACCCTCGCGTCTCGATTCGGTTCTAACACTCGATGATTACGTCAACCGATACATTCAAAACTGCGTCAAGGAGATCTGTCGTCGATCTGGGCGGGATTCGATTAACATCCTCGGCTACTGTATGGGTGGGACGATGTCAGCGATGTACGCTGCACTCCATCCCGAGAAAGTCAACGCGCTCGGATTGATGGCGGCCGGTCTCTGTTTCGAGGACACTGGTGGTATCCTCGAACTGTGGGGTGATGAGGAGTATTACGACCCGAACGATCTGACCGAAACCTTCGGCAACGTGCCTGCAGAGATGCTGGACGTCGGATTCGCACTGATGGATCCCATCTCGAACTTCATCAGCAAGTACGTCCGACTCTACGACAATCTCGAAAACGAAGATTTCGTTAAGAATTTTGCCAGAATGGAACGCTGGCTTTCTGACGGTATTGACGTGGCAGGTGAAACCTACGTCCAGTTCCTTCAGGACATATACCAGGAAAATAAACTGTACAAAAACGAGATGTATATCGGAGACAAGCACGTCGATCTCCGCGAGATCGATATGCCACTCCTCCAGATCGTGGGAGAGTACGATCATCTCATTCCGTCGGAGTCGTCGAAACCGTTCAACGACGCGATCGGCAGCGAGGATGTACGAACCATCGAATATCCGACCGGCCACATCGGACTCTCTGTTTCCAGTAGCAGCCACGAGGAAGTTTGGCCGGAGGTGGCCGACTGGTTCCACGAACGATCGTCCGACACTGTCGAGAATGATGATGATGACGCGTTCGAATCATCTCGTACGGGAGCGAGCGGTTCCGAAGCTACCAACGGAGAGGACAGCGGTGTTGCGGTCCGGGACTCCACGACCGGTGTTGACACCGGGTCTGGCGATGAGAACAGCGACAGCGAGATCGGTGACGACAGCCACACGCCAAACAAATCAGAACTAACTGCCGATGTCGAGTCAGTTGATGGCATCGGTCCGACGTACGCGATGCGTCTGCGCGAGGCTGGCATCGAGACGGTCGATGATCTTGCAACGACCACAACTGACACGGTTGCCGAAACCGCGCAAGTCAGCACCACACGCGCCGAGAGCTGGCTTGACCAGATCTGA
- a CDS encoding bacteriorhodopsin → MAVLLQAGAIDSGRVWLLLGTIGMVFGTTYFVGTGWGEQNPKARRYYIITVAVSAIAAVAYLAMTLGYGVMTVADGGQTQTIYWIHYVDWLLTTPLILLALALLAEGTRRMIIILVGFDASMILFGLVTVITTRGMAGLDSETFRFVLWGASVVAYLGVLGLLVRPLSREAAKQSTEVAMLFSMLRNIVIVLWALYPTIWLLGHVINVIAPTVTLFAYLVVDLLAKIGVGALLLRSDTIREQTTGTRTPTLLN, encoded by the coding sequence ATGGCAGTGTTGCTACAGGCAGGAGCCATCGATAGCGGCCGCGTCTGGTTACTGCTCGGGACGATCGGTATGGTGTTTGGAACGACGTATTTCGTCGGAACTGGGTGGGGAGAACAGAATCCGAAAGCGAGAAGATACTACATCATTACCGTTGCTGTCTCAGCCATCGCAGCTGTCGCGTATCTTGCGATGACGCTCGGCTACGGTGTCATGACTGTGGCCGACGGCGGTCAAACGCAAACGATCTATTGGATACATTACGTGGATTGGTTGCTCACGACGCCGCTGATATTACTCGCACTCGCGCTGCTCGCGGAAGGGACGCGCCGGATGATCATTATTCTCGTCGGCTTCGACGCTTCGATGATTCTGTTCGGACTTGTCACCGTAATCACGACGAGAGGGATGGCTGGGCTCGATAGCGAGACTTTCCGTTTCGTACTGTGGGGCGCGAGTGTTGTCGCCTACCTCGGTGTGCTCGGGTTGTTAGTCCGCCCGCTCTCACGAGAGGCTGCCAAACAGTCAACGGAGGTGGCGATGCTGTTCAGCATGCTCCGGAACATCGTTATCGTCCTCTGGGCGCTCTATCCAACGATCTGGCTGCTCGGCCACGTGATCAACGTTATCGCTCCGACTGTCACGCTGTTTGCGTACCTCGTTGTCGACCTCCTCGCGAAAATCGGAGTCGGTGCGCTCCTCCTTCGAAGCGATACCATCCGCGAACAAACGACGGGGACGCGAACACCAACGCTTCTGAACTGA
- a CDS encoding lycopene cyclase domain-containing protein produces the protein MTISYLSFDFLVFLIPIVVLALVNRSSLSARRLSVFGSLIVLTVVYATPWDNYLVSRGVWTYGSGVVYFRLGHVPLGEYAIFILQPLLIGLWFTHLDPNIEASVGTAPFPSRPVGSGVGFALALAGGALLTIESGYYLGALLIWITPILGLEWAFGGPALWRYRRVQLSALALPTLYFWLADAAAIHLGVWTVAEKTALGLAVAGLPIEELVFFALTNLLLVHGLVLIHWTDARIDASTS, from the coding sequence ATGACGATCTCGTACCTGTCGTTCGATTTCCTCGTTTTTCTCATTCCAATCGTAGTGCTTGCGCTCGTGAATCGATCCTCACTCTCAGCGAGGCGGTTGTCGGTGTTCGGATCGCTGATTGTGCTCACCGTGGTGTACGCTACGCCATGGGACAACTACCTGGTCTCTCGTGGGGTCTGGACGTACGGTTCCGGAGTGGTTTACTTCCGGCTCGGGCACGTGCCACTCGGAGAGTATGCTATATTCATTCTTCAGCCACTGCTGATCGGACTCTGGTTCACTCACCTCGATCCGAATATCGAAGCCAGTGTTGGAACCGCTCCGTTCCCGTCGCGTCCTGTTGGGTCGGGCGTCGGATTCGCCCTCGCGCTCGCAGGCGGTGCGCTTCTCACGATCGAATCCGGGTATTATCTCGGTGCGCTTCTCATCTGGATCACACCTATTCTTGGTCTCGAATGGGCGTTCGGCGGACCTGCACTCTGGCGCTACCGGCGCGTACAACTCTCTGCGCTGGCTCTTCCAACCCTCTATTTCTGGCTCGCCGACGCGGCCGCTATCCATCTCGGTGTCTGGACAGTTGCAGAAAAAACCGCACTTGGTCTCGCTGTTGCTGGTCTCCCGATCGAGGAACTCGTGTTTTTCGCACTCACAAATCTGCTTCTCGTTCACGGACTCGTACTGATACACTGGACCGATGCACGAATTGACGCCAGCACGAGCTAA
- a CDS encoding poly(R)-hydroxyalkanoic acid synthase subunit PhaE — MSDTGEDVLEHWNRAIEQMNETMTKSVEQNMETQAKFMESWADTMEQSMPDEEMMTESFEAYNRAYSVWMNAADEMFERTVDAAEGEDVSITEFRDIWLRTANEAFKEVMGTSAFAAATGDVVETMMEIQQQTEEISQETLAQLGLPTREEVDEVAQRLVELERRQHRVEEKLDRIIEQLE, encoded by the coding sequence ATGAGTGACACGGGAGAGGACGTATTAGAGCACTGGAACCGGGCGATCGAACAGATGAACGAGACGATGACAAAGTCGGTCGAGCAGAACATGGAGACCCAAGCGAAATTTATGGAGTCGTGGGCGGACACGATGGAGCAGTCGATGCCGGACGAGGAGATGATGACTGAGAGCTTCGAGGCGTACAACCGCGCTTACAGCGTTTGGATGAACGCTGCTGACGAGATGTTCGAGCGCACTGTCGACGCCGCGGAGGGCGAAGACGTCTCCATCACCGAATTCCGCGATATCTGGTTGCGCACCGCAAACGAGGCGTTCAAAGAAGTGATGGGCACCTCGGCGTTCGCTGCTGCGACCGGTGATGTTGTTGAAACGATGATGGAAATCCAACAGCAGACAGAAGAGATCAGTCAGGAGACGCTCGCACAGCTTGGACTCCCGACCCGGGAGGAGGTTGACGAAGTTGCACAGCGCCTCGTCGAACTCGAACGACGACAGCATCGGGTCGAAGAGAAGCTCGATCGAATCATAGAGCAACTCGAATGA
- the mdh gene encoding malate dehydrogenase, producing MVKVSVVGAAGTVGAAAGYNIALRDIVDEVVFVDIPDMEDVAVGQAADVNHGVAYDANTVVRQGTYEDTAGSDVVVITAGKPREPGQTRLDLAGDNASIMDDIGSSLAAHNDDFVTITTSNPVDLLNRHLYETGDRLREQVIGFGGRLDSARFRYVLSNEFDAPVSNVEATILGEHGDSQVPVFSKVRVNGRDPSFTDAEKERILGDLQESAMNVIERKGATEWGPATGVGHMVEAVLRDTGEVLPGSVVLDGEYGHSGVGLGVPVKLGRNGVEEVVEWDLSEQEKAQFADAAEKLSDQYNKVA from the coding sequence ATGGTAAAAGTAAGCGTAGTGGGGGCAGCAGGAACGGTCGGTGCGGCGGCCGGGTACAACATCGCGCTCCGTGACATCGTTGATGAGGTTGTGTTCGTCGATATTCCGGATATGGAGGACGTTGCGGTTGGGCAGGCCGCAGACGTGAACCACGGTGTTGCGTACGACGCGAACACGGTCGTTCGACAGGGCACCTACGAAGACACCGCCGGATCTGACGTGGTCGTTATTACGGCTGGCAAACCGCGTGAACCGGGACAGACTCGTCTTGACCTTGCAGGGGACAATGCATCGATCATGGATGATATCGGGTCCTCGCTTGCAGCACACAACGACGACTTCGTGACGATTACCACGTCGAACCCAGTCGATCTGTTGAACCGACACCTCTACGAAACGGGTGACCGCTTGCGCGAGCAGGTGATCGGGTTTGGAGGTCGTCTCGATAGCGCGCGCTTCCGGTACGTCCTCTCGAATGAGTTCGACGCACCGGTCTCGAACGTCGAGGCGACGATCCTCGGAGAACACGGCGACTCGCAGGTTCCTGTTTTCTCGAAGGTTCGTGTGAACGGGCGTGATCCGTCGTTCACAGACGCCGAGAAAGAACGGATCCTCGGAGATCTGCAGGAGAGTGCGATGAACGTCATCGAGCGCAAGGGCGCGACGGAATGGGGCCCAGCGACCGGCGTCGGACACATGGTCGAAGCTGTGCTTAGAGACACGGGTGAAGTGCTACCTGGTTCGGTCGTGCTTGATGGCGAATACGGCCACAGCGGAGTCGGTCTCGGCGTTCCTGTGAAACTTGGGCGCAATGGCGTCGAGGAAGTCGTCGAGTGGGACTTATCCGAACAAGAGAAAGCGCAGTTCGCTGACGCAGCAGAGAAGCTGTCCGATCAGTACAACAAAGTCGCGTAA
- a CDS encoding ferredoxin: MKIEFDRDTCIGMFQCVAEWDGFERDENAGKAILVDSEEEQPDTFVREIPADAELDAKFAARVCPVDAITVYDDDGEQIIP, translated from the coding sequence ATGAAGATCGAATTCGATCGTGACACGTGCATTGGAATGTTCCAGTGCGTCGCCGAGTGGGATGGATTCGAGCGGGACGAAAACGCTGGAAAAGCCATCCTCGTAGACAGCGAAGAAGAGCAACCGGACACGTTCGTCCGCGAAATACCAGCGGACGCAGAACTCGATGCGAAGTTCGCTGCCCGCGTCTGTCCCGTCGATGCCATCACCGTCTACGACGACGACGGAGAGCAGATAATCCCATAA
- a CDS encoding MaoC family dehydratase: protein MSSGSYPSIFRAWTRSSSLLFNSLIEANRAAVATFGVSADQETPTEERITPNATLEEWNTKRSIREDGTLSVDDSIQFSKTLSEMDVVRFATASGDTNPLHLDAEKAKETRFEGQIVHGILASGLISAALARLPGDVIYLSQDVEFLRPIPIGEYTSAYVEVAENLGGNRYRLITQVLTDDEQIAIDGEATILIDESPN from the coding sequence ATGAGCTCCGGGTCATACCCGTCCATTTTTCGAGCGTGGACGCGGTCGTCGTCCCTCTTGTTCAATAGTTTGATCGAGGCGAACCGGGCCGCTGTCGCTACGTTTGGTGTTTCCGCTGATCAAGAAACACCAACCGAAGAGCGAATCACGCCCAACGCTACCCTCGAAGAATGGAATACCAAACGTTCTATCCGCGAAGATGGAACGCTCTCAGTCGATGACTCAATCCAGTTTTCGAAGACGCTTTCCGAGATGGATGTCGTACGCTTTGCGACAGCCAGCGGTGATACTAATCCACTCCATCTCGATGCAGAGAAGGCGAAAGAGACACGCTTCGAAGGCCAAATTGTCCACGGGATCCTCGCTTCTGGGTTGATCAGCGCCGCGCTCGCTCGACTCCCGGGCGACGTCATCTACCTATCACAGGACGTAGAGTTCCTGCGACCGATCCCGATCGGAGAGTATACCAGCGCTTACGTCGAGGTTGCAGAGAACCTTGGAGGCAACCGTTACCGTCTCATCACGCAAGTTCTCACCGACGACGAGCAGATCGCCATCGACGGCGAAGCAACCATTCTTATCGACGAATCGCCGAACTGA
- a CDS encoding AbrB/MazE/SpoVT family DNA-binding domain-containing protein: MSNENDGPMWPPTAFTRGVQQASEQAIDNQQKMIRQMLGLADPSGFSSQLGALSQTAMFKTRVQSGGRISIPDAEREALDIDEGDIVQTIVVPVKRNHTGETNE, from the coding sequence ATGTCAAACGAGAACGACGGTCCCATGTGGCCTCCGACTGCGTTCACTCGGGGGGTACAACAGGCCAGCGAACAAGCGATCGATAATCAACAAAAGATGATCCGACAGATGCTCGGGCTGGCCGATCCGTCGGGATTCAGCTCCCAGCTGGGAGCATTGAGCCAAACAGCGATGTTCAAAACGAGGGTGCAAAGCGGTGGACGCATCAGCATCCCCGATGCTGAACGCGAAGCCCTCGACATCGACGAAGGTGACATCGTTCAAACAATCGTCGTCCCGGTCAAACGCAATCACACTGGTGAGACCAATGAGTGA
- the cgi121 gene encoding KEOPS complex subunit Cgi121, with protein MQLLEGRATIDDVDAFIAQLGEIESEYETTVQAFDARYVVDRAHLERALALADRAIERGANIARERGVEILLYAAGRRQIDQALELGVSEGETEIVVLVDGDERAVEPVRSMLEPAATLGAYDESRVRSYFDISDAEIAATDATLSDLVRERVALLDVEK; from the coding sequence ATGCAACTACTCGAAGGTCGGGCGACCATCGACGACGTAGACGCATTCATCGCACAGCTTGGAGAGATTGAATCCGAGTACGAAACGACCGTGCAGGCGTTTGACGCCCGCTATGTGGTCGATCGGGCGCATCTCGAACGGGCACTCGCGCTTGCGGATCGAGCCATCGAGCGAGGAGCAAACATCGCGCGCGAGCGAGGAGTGGAAATATTACTGTACGCAGCCGGACGAAGGCAGATCGATCAGGCGCTCGAATTGGGCGTTAGCGAAGGCGAAACGGAGATCGTCGTGTTGGTTGACGGTGACGAGCGCGCTGTCGAACCGGTTCGGTCGATGCTCGAACCGGCGGCGACACTCGGTGCGTACGACGAATCTCGGGTGCGATCGTACTTCGATATCAGCGATGCAGAGATCGCAGCGACGGACGCAACGCTTTCGGATCTCGTCCGCGAACGAGTTGCGCTGCTTGATGTCGAGAAATAA
- a CDS encoding transposase, producing the protein MVDDYVRRTAITRLSVDGEQRDLLEDTITEWKRGCQIATELAWGRCNAKSDVQPLAYDSVREDTDLGSQHAILATHQAAQAITGCIERRSKGKKVSKPTFTAPTVKYDTRTMTLFDDATVSLSTTESRVRCPLDLPDADDGYQRQYLDSDEWSVTESTLTARDGEFFLHIGFRRYKNDTERNTAEDGTVLGVDLGIENLAVTSTASFFSGRELTHRLREFKKARAGLQQTGTRSAHRTLVQSSGRELRYVRDVLHRASNALLDEALRYDCDVIAFENLTHIRDRTGASWGHKWAFRTLYEQVEYKAEAVGISVKQVGSAYTSKRCSECGFTADKNRSSRNDFQCVKCGSEANADYNAAKNIGMRYVRRGQQSSRRTGDSQLALKSGTVTPKSGFTAYPDGFEAEFTDKPHPQSAEGA; encoded by the coding sequence GTGGTAGACGACTACGTGCGTCGGACGGCAATCACCCGCCTCTCGGTTGACGGCGAGCAACGCGATTTGCTCGAAGACACCATCACCGAGTGGAAACGGGGATGCCAAATCGCCACAGAACTCGCGTGGGGACGTTGCAATGCCAAGAGTGACGTCCAACCCCTCGCCTACGACTCTGTGCGCGAAGATACCGACCTCGGTAGTCAGCACGCGATTCTCGCCACCCACCAAGCCGCACAAGCCATCACCGGCTGTATCGAACGCCGGTCGAAAGGCAAGAAGGTCAGCAAACCGACGTTCACCGCGCCGACTGTGAAGTACGATACGCGGACGATGACACTGTTCGATGACGCTACCGTGTCCCTCTCTACAACGGAGAGCCGGGTTCGGTGTCCGCTCGACCTTCCCGACGCCGACGATGGCTACCAGCGTCAGTATCTCGACTCGGACGAATGGAGTGTTACGGAAAGTACGCTCACCGCCCGAGACGGCGAGTTCTTCTTGCATATCGGCTTCCGCCGGTACAAGAACGATACCGAACGGAATACCGCCGAGGACGGAACGGTTCTCGGGGTTGACCTCGGGATTGAAAACCTCGCCGTCACCAGCACCGCCTCCTTCTTCAGCGGGCGGGAGCTAACCCACCGACTCCGCGAGTTCAAGAAGGCACGCGCTGGCCTGCAACAGACCGGGACGCGAAGCGCCCACCGGACCCTCGTACAGTCGAGTGGTCGGGAACTTCGTTACGTCCGCGACGTACTACACCGAGCGTCGAACGCGCTGCTAGACGAAGCACTTCGCTACGACTGCGACGTGATCGCGTTCGAGAACCTCACCCACATCCGCGACCGGACCGGCGCGTCGTGGGGGCACAAGTGGGCGTTCCGAACGCTGTACGAGCAAGTGGAGTACAAAGCCGAAGCGGTCGGAATCTCGGTGAAGCAAGTCGGGTCGGCGTACACGTCGAAGCGGTGTTCCGAGTGTGGATTCACGGCAGACAAGAATCGCTCGTCTCGTAACGACTTCCAATGCGTGAAATGCGGGTCGGAAGCGAACGCGGACTACAACGCGGCGAAGAACATCGGTATGCGGTACGTCCGTCGAGGCCAACAGTCGTCTCGGCGGACGGGCGACAGTCAGCTCGCCCTCAAGTCTGGAACGGTGACGCCGAAGAGCGGATTCACCGCCTACCCTGACGGGTTCGAGGCCGAGTTCACGGACAAGCCCCACCCTCAAAGCGCCGAAGGCGCTTAG